A part of Diprion similis isolate iyDipSimi1 chromosome 12, iyDipSimi1.1, whole genome shotgun sequence genomic DNA contains:
- the LOC124412872 gene encoding cytochrome b5-like, with protein sequence MAAKTVFTLKEVNEHRGRESCWITVDGKVYDVTKYLEQHPGGDEEILNESGTDATKAFADVGHSSAAKEILATLLIGDLHPEDIKASAWKNYSVPWAKIAVVAAVPVAVILVASFAHFNRK encoded by the exons ATGGCGGCAAAAACCGTATTCACGTTGAAAGAAGTTAACGAGCACCGAGGAAGAGAATCGTGCTGGATCACCGTTGACGGGAAAGTCTACGACGTTACCAAGTACTTGGAGCAG CATCCGGGCGGAGATGAGGAGATTCTAAACGAATCGGGAACCGACGCTACAAAGGCTTTCGCGGATGTCGGACACTCCAGTGCCGCTAAGGAGATATTGGCAACACTGTTGATCGGAGATTTGCATCCa gaGGACATCAAGGCATCCGCCTGGAAGAACTACTCAGTACCTTGGGCAAA AATCGCTGTGGTAGCTGCTGTTCCAGTAGCCGTCATCTTGGTCGCTTCGTTTGCTCATTTCAACCGAAAGTGA
- the LOC124412871 gene encoding furin-like protease 2 isoform X2 yields the protein MSPTVVFLCLVILTAVSANPGPKPRIDNRPPTIYMNHFAVHVPDGPEAASAIAEKHGFENHGQVGSLKGYYLFSHKHVHKRSVTISDPHHEALKNEPQVHWVQQQHERKRKKRDFSGPSFSFSDYPTFSDDYNPRQKQQYHQQKNRGVAFQSLFPDPLFKEQWYLNGGAKDGYDMNIGPAWQKGYTGKGVVVSILDDGIQTNHPDLAYNYDHEASIDINDNDNDPMPRDNGDNKHGTRCAGEVAAIAFNNYCGVGVAYNSSIGGVRMLDGPVNDAVEARALGLNPEHIDIYSASWGPEDDGKTVDGPGPLARRAFIYGVTSGRRGKGSIFVWASGNGGRHTDSCNCDGYTNSIFTLSISSATQGGYKPWYLEECSSTLASTYSSGTPGNDKSVATVDMDAKLRPDHICTVEHTGTSASAPLAAGIAALALEANPSLTWRDMQYLVVLSSRSGPLEKEPGWILNGVKRKVSHKFGYGLMDAGAMVSLAEQWTNVPPQHICKSQEINEERPIDPTPGYTLNVHMDVSGCAGTLNEVRFLEHVQCKVSLRFFPRGNLRLLLTSPMGTTSTLLFERPRDVLSSNFDDWPFLSVHFWGEKADGRWTLQIINAGNRHVNTPGILKKWQLIFYGTATNPIRIRTQQFNPTYQGVFTGSASNVQESVASPDGSAASILTNQLPNDVASNSDRFANQRCDPQCDSQGCYGDGPTHCIACKNYRLDNTCVSRCPPRSFPNQGGLCWPCHESCENCAGAGQDSCLSCAPAHLLVTDLAVCLQQCPEGYYENLENGTCIPCEANCASCQNRSDHCTACEHHLVLHENTCYAACPKNTYETMDYNCEACHTSCETCNGTGETQCISCRPGLYFSEGTCLASCPTGFSADKKRRECVQCPTGCLTCTSSGCTTCIRDWNLNANSFCAPASRTRCDSTEYYENGRCKRCHSTCETCAGPTRDSCVSCQETLLLQGQKCVAQCEDGYYSVAQPASKPLCLPCLHTCRTCTSRLNCTTCNDGLQLQSGECRSSCADGYYSDRGQCAKCHMSCRTCSGPRRDQCVTCPRGWQLAAGECHPECPEGFFRNNFGCQKCHHYCKTCRAEGPLGCTSCPAHSMLDGGLCIECLSSQYYDSVTQLCKSCDSSCQRCTGPGKFSCLSCAAPLHIDKLNNQCVPCCPANINNAEDQDCCLCNPATGGCRNSSPAGKRTVPRDGGQGVSDSFGRTEDSASLAVTAATAFAVAICVASIALFAAIFVALQAISRRRESTLGYTKLAVQVEPIDEMDADDTTQLMT from the exons GTCGGCTCTCTGAAAGGCTATTACCTCTTCTCGCACAAACACGTCCACAAACGGTCGGTTACAATAAGCGATCCTCATCACGAGGCACTAAAAAATGAGCCACAG GTACATTGGGTTCAGCAACAgcatgaaagaaaaaggaagaagcgAGACTTCAGCGGACCCTCATTCAGTTTTAGCGACTATCCAACCTTTTCTGATGACTACAACCCCAGGCAAAAACAACAGTATCATCAGCAAAAAAATCGCGGGGTTGCTTTTCAAAGCCTTTTCCCAGATCCGCTCTTCAAAGAGCAGTGGTACTTG AACGGTGGAGCCAAGGATGGATACGATATGAACATCGGACCGGCATGGCAGAAAGGATACACTGGTAAAGGTGTAGTTGTCTCAATCCTCGACGATGGTATTCAGACGAATCATCCTGATCTCGCTTATAACTACGATCACGAGGCTAGCATAGACATAAATGACAACGACAATGATCCTATGCCAAGAGACAATGGCGACAACAAACACGGCACCAGATGCGCTGGAGAGGTTGCTGCTATAGCTTTCAATAATTACTGCGGAGTCGGTGTTGCCTACAACTCTAGCATTGGAG GTGTTCGAATGTTGGATGGACCTGTCAATGACGCCGTGGAAGCCAGAGCATTGGGGTTGAACCCCGAGCACATTGACATCTACAGCGCATCATGGGGTCCCGAAGATGATGGTAAAACAGTCGATGGTCCGGGACCATTGGCAAGACGTGCCTTCATCTATGGCGTCACCAGC GGCCGCAGGGGAAAGGGTTCGATCTTCGTCTGGGCGTCGGGTAACGGTGGACGTCATACGGACTCTTGTAACTGCGACGGTTACACTAACAGCATTTTTACATTGTCGATTTCAAGCGCCACGCAAGGCGGTTACAAACCGTGGTACCTCGAGGAGTGTAGCTCGACGCTGGCGTCAACTTACTCCTCCGGTACACCCGGGAACGACAAGAGCGTAGCGACTGTAGACATGGACGCGAAACTTCGTCCTGATCACATATGCACGGTTGAACATACGGGTACTTCAGCATCTGCTCCCCTAGCCGCAGGTATCGCGGCTCTGGCTCTCGAAGCGAATCCTAGCCTGACATGGAGGGACATGCAGTATCTGGTAGTACTTTCTTCGAGGTCTGGACCCCTCGAAAAAGAACCCGGATGGATTTTGAACGGCGTTAAAAGAAAAGTATCTCACAAATTTGGATACGGACTAATGGACGCCGGGGCCATGGTCAGCCTCGCTGAGCAATGGACAAATGTGCCCCCGCAGCATATATGCAAGTCGCAGGAAATCAACGAAGAAAGACCGATCGATCCCACCCCAGGATACACGCTCAATGTTCACATGGATGTCAGTGGGTGTGCGGGTACTTTGAACGAAGTTCGCTTCCTTGAACACGTTCAGTGCAAG GTATCGCTGAGGTTTTTCCCTCGCGGTAATTTGCGGCTACTTTTAACCTCCCCAATGGGCACTACGTCCACTCTACTTTTTGAAAGACCCAGAGACGTTCTGAGCTCCAACTTTGACGACTGGCCTTTCCTCAGCGTTCATTTCTGGGGTGAAAAGGCTGACGGACGCTGGACCCTACAGATCATCAACGCGGGTAATCGCCACGTCAACACCCCAG GAATACTGAAGAAATGGCAGCTTATCTTTTATGGAACGGCTACCAACCCAATTAGGATTCGGACGCAGCAGTTTAATCCG ACCTACCAGGGTGTCTTCACGGGATCTGCTTCGAATGTTCAGGAGTCCGTGGCTAGTCCCGATGGCTCTGCTGCGTCAATATTGACTAACCAATTGCCAAATGACGTCGCTTCAAACAGTGATCGCTTTGCAAATCAAAGATGCGATCCACAGTGTGACTCGCAGGGTTGCTACGGTGACGGGCCGACGCATTGCATTGCATGCAAAAACTACAGACTTGATAA CACCTGCGTTAGTCGATGCCCGCCAAGGAGCTTTCCAAATCAGGGCGGACTTTGCTGGCCCTGTCACGAAAGCTGTGAAAATTGCGCCGGCGCGGGACAGGACTCTTGTCTTTCCTGTGCTCCTGCTCATCTTCTGGTCACGGACCTTGCTGTCTGCCTGCAGCAGTGCCCCGAGGGATATTACGAGA ATTTAGAAAACGGAACGTGCATACCATGCGAGGCTAACTGTGCTAGCTGCCAAAATCGTTCGGATCATTGTACTGCGTGTGAACACCACTTAGTCTTGCACGAAAACACGTGCTACGCTGCCTGTCCCAAAAACACGTACGAAACGATGGACTATAACTGCGAAGCCTGTCATACATCCTGTGAAACTTGCAATGGCACCGGCGAAACTCAGTGCATCAGTTGTCGGCCTGGACTCTATTTTTCCGAAG GTACGTGTCTGGCTTCTTGTCCAACGGGATTTAGCGCTGATAAGAAAAGGCGGGAGTGTGTTCAGTGTCCCACGGGATGTTTGACGTGTACATCCTCCGGTTGTACCACTTGCATCCGTGACTGGAACTTGAATGCCAACAGTTTCTGCGCCCCAGCGAGTCGTACGCGATGCGATAGTACTGAATATTATGAAAACGGACGGTGCAAGAGGTGCCATTCGACATGCGAGACCTGTGCCGGACCCACCCGTGATTCCTGCGTCTCCTGTCAGGAGACACTGCTCCTGCAGGGTCAAAAATGTGTTGCCCAATGCGAGGACGGTTACTATTCCGTCGCCCAGCCAGCTAGCAAACCTCTTTGTCTGCCCTGTCTTCATACATGCAGGACCTGCACCTCCAGATTGAACTGTACCACTTGCAATGATGGACTTCAGCTGCAGAGTGGCGAGTGTAGATCTTCCTGTGCTGACGG ATATTATAGCGATCGCGGACAATGCGCAAAATGTCACATGTCCTGCAGAACTTGTTCTGGACCCAGGAGAGATCAGTGTGTAACCTGCCCGAGAGGCTGGCAATTGGCTGCAGGAGAATGTCATCCAGAATGTCCCGAAGGATTCTTTAGGAACAACTTTGGGTGTCAGAAGTGTCATCATTACTGCAAGACCTGCAGAG CCGAAGGGCCGCTAGGGTGCACTTCGTGTCCTGCTCACTCTATGCTGGATGGCGGCCTTTGCATAGAATGTCTCAGTAGCCAGTATTATGACTCAGTGACGCAACTCTGCAAAAGCTGTGACTCAAGCTGTCAGAGGTGTACGGGACCAGGAAAGTTTAGTTGCTTGTCATGCGCTGCTCCGTTGCACATCGACAAACTGAACAATCAATGCGTCCCTTGCTGTCCAGCTAATATCAATAATGCCGAGGATCAAGACTGTTGTCTATGTAATCCAGCAACGG GTGGTTGCCGGAACAGCTCTCCAGCTGGAAAGCGGACAGTTCCCCGAGACGGAGGTCAGGGGGTTTCGGATAGCTTTGGCAGAACCGAGGATTCTGCATCGTTAGCTGTCACAGCAGCCACCGCCTTTGCAGTGGCGATTTGCGTTGCGTCAATCGCTTTGTTTGCTGCGATATTTGTCGCTCTTCAG GCCATATCTAGGAGGAGAGAGTCGACTCTCGGCTACACAAAATTGGCCGTGCAGGTGGAACCTATCGATGAAATGGACGCGGATGATACAACTCAGCTAATGACCTAA
- the LOC124412871 gene encoding furin-like protease 2 isoform X1, whose translation MSPTVVFLCLVILTAVSANPGPKPRIDNRPPTIYMNHFAVHVPDGPEAASAIAEKHGFENHGQVGSLKGYYLFSHKHVHKRSVTISDPHHEALKNEPQVHWVQQQHERKRKKRDFSGPSFSFSDYPTFSDDYNPRQKQQYHQQKNRGVAFQSLFPDPLFKEQWYLNGGAKDGYDMNIGPAWQKGYTGKGVVVSILDDGIQTNHPDLAYNYDHEASIDINDNDNDPMPRDNGDNKHGTRCAGEVAAIAFNNYCGVGVAYNSSIGGVRMLDGPVNDAVEARALGLNPEHIDIYSASWGPEDDGKTVDGPGPLARRAFIYGVTSGRRGKGSIFVWASGNGGRHTDSCNCDGYTNSIFTLSISSATQGGYKPWYLEECSSTLASTYSSGTPGNDKSVATVDMDAKLRPDHICTVEHTGTSASAPLAAGIAALALEANPSLTWRDMQYLVVLSSRSGPLEKEPGWILNGVKRKVSHKFGYGLMDAGAMVSLAEQWTNVPPQHICKSQEINEERPIDPTPGYTLNVHMDVSGCAGTLNEVRFLEHVQCKVSLRFFPRGNLRLLLTSPMGTTSTLLFERPRDVLSSNFDDWPFLSVHFWGEKADGRWTLQIINAGNRHVNTPGILKKWQLIFYGTATNPIRIRTQQFNPVQANPSILSPFSQTHLPHGFYNSDFFGVSAFQTYQGVFTGSASNVQESVASPDGSAASILTNQLPNDVASNSDRFANQRCDPQCDSQGCYGDGPTHCIACKNYRLDNTCVSRCPPRSFPNQGGLCWPCHESCENCAGAGQDSCLSCAPAHLLVTDLAVCLQQCPEGYYENLENGTCIPCEANCASCQNRSDHCTACEHHLVLHENTCYAACPKNTYETMDYNCEACHTSCETCNGTGETQCISCRPGLYFSEGTCLASCPTGFSADKKRRECVQCPTGCLTCTSSGCTTCIRDWNLNANSFCAPASRTRCDSTEYYENGRCKRCHSTCETCAGPTRDSCVSCQETLLLQGQKCVAQCEDGYYSVAQPASKPLCLPCLHTCRTCTSRLNCTTCNDGLQLQSGECRSSCADGYYSDRGQCAKCHMSCRTCSGPRRDQCVTCPRGWQLAAGECHPECPEGFFRNNFGCQKCHHYCKTCRAEGPLGCTSCPAHSMLDGGLCIECLSSQYYDSVTQLCKSCDSSCQRCTGPGKFSCLSCAAPLHIDKLNNQCVPCCPANINNAEDQDCCLCNPATGGCRNSSPAGKRTVPRDGGQGVSDSFGRTEDSASLAVTAATAFAVAICVASIALFAAIFVALQAISRRRESTLGYTKLAVQVEPIDEMDADDTTQLMT comes from the exons GTCGGCTCTCTGAAAGGCTATTACCTCTTCTCGCACAAACACGTCCACAAACGGTCGGTTACAATAAGCGATCCTCATCACGAGGCACTAAAAAATGAGCCACAG GTACATTGGGTTCAGCAACAgcatgaaagaaaaaggaagaagcgAGACTTCAGCGGACCCTCATTCAGTTTTAGCGACTATCCAACCTTTTCTGATGACTACAACCCCAGGCAAAAACAACAGTATCATCAGCAAAAAAATCGCGGGGTTGCTTTTCAAAGCCTTTTCCCAGATCCGCTCTTCAAAGAGCAGTGGTACTTG AACGGTGGAGCCAAGGATGGATACGATATGAACATCGGACCGGCATGGCAGAAAGGATACACTGGTAAAGGTGTAGTTGTCTCAATCCTCGACGATGGTATTCAGACGAATCATCCTGATCTCGCTTATAACTACGATCACGAGGCTAGCATAGACATAAATGACAACGACAATGATCCTATGCCAAGAGACAATGGCGACAACAAACACGGCACCAGATGCGCTGGAGAGGTTGCTGCTATAGCTTTCAATAATTACTGCGGAGTCGGTGTTGCCTACAACTCTAGCATTGGAG GTGTTCGAATGTTGGATGGACCTGTCAATGACGCCGTGGAAGCCAGAGCATTGGGGTTGAACCCCGAGCACATTGACATCTACAGCGCATCATGGGGTCCCGAAGATGATGGTAAAACAGTCGATGGTCCGGGACCATTGGCAAGACGTGCCTTCATCTATGGCGTCACCAGC GGCCGCAGGGGAAAGGGTTCGATCTTCGTCTGGGCGTCGGGTAACGGTGGACGTCATACGGACTCTTGTAACTGCGACGGTTACACTAACAGCATTTTTACATTGTCGATTTCAAGCGCCACGCAAGGCGGTTACAAACCGTGGTACCTCGAGGAGTGTAGCTCGACGCTGGCGTCAACTTACTCCTCCGGTACACCCGGGAACGACAAGAGCGTAGCGACTGTAGACATGGACGCGAAACTTCGTCCTGATCACATATGCACGGTTGAACATACGGGTACTTCAGCATCTGCTCCCCTAGCCGCAGGTATCGCGGCTCTGGCTCTCGAAGCGAATCCTAGCCTGACATGGAGGGACATGCAGTATCTGGTAGTACTTTCTTCGAGGTCTGGACCCCTCGAAAAAGAACCCGGATGGATTTTGAACGGCGTTAAAAGAAAAGTATCTCACAAATTTGGATACGGACTAATGGACGCCGGGGCCATGGTCAGCCTCGCTGAGCAATGGACAAATGTGCCCCCGCAGCATATATGCAAGTCGCAGGAAATCAACGAAGAAAGACCGATCGATCCCACCCCAGGATACACGCTCAATGTTCACATGGATGTCAGTGGGTGTGCGGGTACTTTGAACGAAGTTCGCTTCCTTGAACACGTTCAGTGCAAG GTATCGCTGAGGTTTTTCCCTCGCGGTAATTTGCGGCTACTTTTAACCTCCCCAATGGGCACTACGTCCACTCTACTTTTTGAAAGACCCAGAGACGTTCTGAGCTCCAACTTTGACGACTGGCCTTTCCTCAGCGTTCATTTCTGGGGTGAAAAGGCTGACGGACGCTGGACCCTACAGATCATCAACGCGGGTAATCGCCACGTCAACACCCCAG GAATACTGAAGAAATGGCAGCTTATCTTTTATGGAACGGCTACCAACCCAATTAGGATTCGGACGCAGCAGTTTAATCCGGTACAGGCGAACCCCTCAATACTATCCCCCTTCTCACAAACCCACCTGCCCCATGGCTTCTACAATTCCGACTTCTTTGGCGTATCTGCGTTTCAGACCTACCAGGGTGTCTTCACGGGATCTGCTTCGAATGTTCAGGAGTCCGTGGCTAGTCCCGATGGCTCTGCTGCGTCAATATTGACTAACCAATTGCCAAATGACGTCGCTTCAAACAGTGATCGCTTTGCAAATCAAAGATGCGATCCACAGTGTGACTCGCAGGGTTGCTACGGTGACGGGCCGACGCATTGCATTGCATGCAAAAACTACAGACTTGATAA CACCTGCGTTAGTCGATGCCCGCCAAGGAGCTTTCCAAATCAGGGCGGACTTTGCTGGCCCTGTCACGAAAGCTGTGAAAATTGCGCCGGCGCGGGACAGGACTCTTGTCTTTCCTGTGCTCCTGCTCATCTTCTGGTCACGGACCTTGCTGTCTGCCTGCAGCAGTGCCCCGAGGGATATTACGAGA ATTTAGAAAACGGAACGTGCATACCATGCGAGGCTAACTGTGCTAGCTGCCAAAATCGTTCGGATCATTGTACTGCGTGTGAACACCACTTAGTCTTGCACGAAAACACGTGCTACGCTGCCTGTCCCAAAAACACGTACGAAACGATGGACTATAACTGCGAAGCCTGTCATACATCCTGTGAAACTTGCAATGGCACCGGCGAAACTCAGTGCATCAGTTGTCGGCCTGGACTCTATTTTTCCGAAG GTACGTGTCTGGCTTCTTGTCCAACGGGATTTAGCGCTGATAAGAAAAGGCGGGAGTGTGTTCAGTGTCCCACGGGATGTTTGACGTGTACATCCTCCGGTTGTACCACTTGCATCCGTGACTGGAACTTGAATGCCAACAGTTTCTGCGCCCCAGCGAGTCGTACGCGATGCGATAGTACTGAATATTATGAAAACGGACGGTGCAAGAGGTGCCATTCGACATGCGAGACCTGTGCCGGACCCACCCGTGATTCCTGCGTCTCCTGTCAGGAGACACTGCTCCTGCAGGGTCAAAAATGTGTTGCCCAATGCGAGGACGGTTACTATTCCGTCGCCCAGCCAGCTAGCAAACCTCTTTGTCTGCCCTGTCTTCATACATGCAGGACCTGCACCTCCAGATTGAACTGTACCACTTGCAATGATGGACTTCAGCTGCAGAGTGGCGAGTGTAGATCTTCCTGTGCTGACGG ATATTATAGCGATCGCGGACAATGCGCAAAATGTCACATGTCCTGCAGAACTTGTTCTGGACCCAGGAGAGATCAGTGTGTAACCTGCCCGAGAGGCTGGCAATTGGCTGCAGGAGAATGTCATCCAGAATGTCCCGAAGGATTCTTTAGGAACAACTTTGGGTGTCAGAAGTGTCATCATTACTGCAAGACCTGCAGAG CCGAAGGGCCGCTAGGGTGCACTTCGTGTCCTGCTCACTCTATGCTGGATGGCGGCCTTTGCATAGAATGTCTCAGTAGCCAGTATTATGACTCAGTGACGCAACTCTGCAAAAGCTGTGACTCAAGCTGTCAGAGGTGTACGGGACCAGGAAAGTTTAGTTGCTTGTCATGCGCTGCTCCGTTGCACATCGACAAACTGAACAATCAATGCGTCCCTTGCTGTCCAGCTAATATCAATAATGCCGAGGATCAAGACTGTTGTCTATGTAATCCAGCAACGG GTGGTTGCCGGAACAGCTCTCCAGCTGGAAAGCGGACAGTTCCCCGAGACGGAGGTCAGGGGGTTTCGGATAGCTTTGGCAGAACCGAGGATTCTGCATCGTTAGCTGTCACAGCAGCCACCGCCTTTGCAGTGGCGATTTGCGTTGCGTCAATCGCTTTGTTTGCTGCGATATTTGTCGCTCTTCAG GCCATATCTAGGAGGAGAGAGTCGACTCTCGGCTACACAAAATTGGCCGTGCAGGTGGAACCTATCGATGAAATGGACGCGGATGATACAACTCAGCTAATGACCTAA